Proteins encoded together in one Chitinophaga varians window:
- a CDS encoding SPASM domain-containing protein, which translates to MPDFNLNDTLNLASKFTFRRALNAGKVLGSYFISKWTNKPVQWGYPISMSFEPTTSCNLRCPECPSGLRAFTRPTGMLEQDFFRKTIDEISKELLYLIFYFQGEPYLNPGFLDMVRYAADKGIYTATSTNAHYLTDANAKKTVESGLDRLIISIDGTTQDVYTQYRVGGKLDKVIEGAKNIVKWKKELKSSKPFVFFQFLVVKPNEHQIEDIKRLAKEIGVDQVRFKTAQVYDYEEGNRLIPTIDKYSRYRRNEDGTYAIKNKLGNHCWRLWHSPVVTWDGLVVPCCFDKDAQHRLGNLKKESFKALWHNKEYIRFRSQILETRKNIDICANCSEGTKVWG; encoded by the coding sequence ATGCCCGATTTTAACCTGAATGATACCCTGAACCTCGCTTCCAAATTTACTTTCCGCCGCGCCTTAAACGCCGGGAAAGTGCTGGGGAGCTACTTTATCAGCAAGTGGACCAATAAGCCGGTGCAATGGGGCTATCCCATTTCCATGTCTTTTGAGCCCACCACTTCCTGTAACCTCCGCTGCCCGGAATGTCCGAGCGGCCTGCGGGCTTTTACCCGCCCCACCGGTATGCTGGAACAGGATTTTTTCCGGAAAACCATCGACGAAATCTCGAAAGAGCTGTTATACCTTATCTTCTATTTCCAGGGAGAACCTTACCTCAATCCGGGATTCCTGGATATGGTCAGATATGCGGCTGACAAAGGTATCTATACCGCTACCTCCACCAACGCGCACTACCTGACAGACGCCAACGCCAAAAAAACGGTAGAGAGTGGGCTGGACCGCCTTATCATCTCCATAGACGGCACTACCCAGGACGTATATACGCAGTACCGGGTGGGCGGAAAACTGGACAAAGTGATTGAAGGCGCTAAAAACATCGTGAAGTGGAAAAAAGAACTGAAGTCCTCCAAACCTTTTGTTTTCTTCCAGTTCCTCGTGGTAAAGCCCAATGAACATCAGATCGAAGACATCAAAAGGCTGGCGAAAGAAATCGGGGTAGATCAGGTACGGTTCAAGACAGCACAGGTATATGACTACGAAGAAGGCAACCGCCTCATTCCCACGATAGATAAATATTCCCGTTACCGCCGCAACGAAGACGGTACCTATGCCATCAAAAATAAACTGGGCAACCATTGCTGGCGCCTGTGGCACTCGCCGGTTGTTACCTGGGACGGTCTGGTAGTGCCCTGCTGCTTCGACAAGGACGCACAGCACCGGCTGGGCAACCTGAAAAAAGAATCATTTAAAGCGTTGTGGCACAACAAAGAGTATATACGTTTCCGTAGCCAGATCCTGGAAACCCGGAAAAACATTGATATATGCGCCAATTGCAGTGAAGGAACGAAAGTATGGGGATAA
- a CDS encoding glycoside hydrolase family 25 protein, which produces MKRNRTRIILLTVLTILLALVAGKWWYFRQERISFVRYDEFGIDIPVNYKIHGIDVSKFQKDINWHAVKQMQVDKIRISFAFIKATEGITRQDAAFRQNWERAGKAGLVRGAYHFFYSTRDPLKQAINFRNVVDLQPGDLPPVLDIETSNNQPAAVIRSTAKIWLEEMEKAYKVKPIIYTNIHFYETYLGSEFDDYPLWIAHYYQKERPASKRAWLFWQHSDIGRVNGIRTTVDFNVFRGDSADLAKLCLPAH; this is translated from the coding sequence GTGAAACGTAACCGGACACGCATCATTTTATTGACCGTATTGACCATCCTGCTGGCGCTTGTTGCCGGGAAATGGTGGTATTTCCGCCAGGAGCGCATCTCCTTTGTGCGGTATGATGAGTTTGGGATCGATATACCGGTCAATTATAAAATCCATGGTATTGATGTCTCCAAATTCCAGAAAGATATTAACTGGCATGCTGTCAAACAGATGCAGGTCGATAAAATTCGTATATCCTTTGCCTTTATTAAAGCGACGGAGGGCATTACCCGCCAGGACGCTGCTTTCAGGCAGAACTGGGAGCGAGCAGGCAAAGCCGGGCTGGTGAGGGGCGCCTACCACTTTTTTTACAGCACGCGGGACCCGTTGAAGCAGGCCATTAATTTCCGCAATGTGGTGGACCTGCAGCCGGGCGATCTGCCACCGGTGCTGGATATCGAAACCAGCAATAATCAGCCGGCCGCGGTGATCCGCAGCACGGCCAAAATATGGCTGGAAGAGATGGAAAAAGCCTATAAAGTAAAGCCGATCATCTACACCAATATCCATTTCTATGAAACGTATCTTGGCAGTGAGTTTGATGATTACCCCCTATGGATAGCGCATTATTACCAGAAAGAGCGACCGGCGTCCAAAAGGGCGTGGCTTTTCTGGCAACATAGTGATATCGGAAGGGTGAACGGCATCAGAACGACGGTGGACTTTAACGTATTCAGAGGCGACAG
- a CDS encoding YtxH domain-containing protein, with product MSTSSKAVVSFIVGAAVGVAVGYFLNSDKKDELVEKLKDQTDKLKDKWRKRKDQFQDELENELA from the coding sequence ATGAGTACAAGTTCCAAAGCTGTTGTTTCTTTTATTGTTGGTGCGGCCGTAGGCGTAGCAGTAGGGTATTTCCTCAACTCTGACAAAAAAGATGAACTGGTGGAAAAACTGAAAGACCAGACAGATAAGCTGAAAGACAAGTGGAGAAAAAGAAAGGACCAGTTCCAGGATGAGTTGGAAAATGAGTTGGCATAA
- a CDS encoding AI-2E family transporter gives MSYLDNDRLKQIGFLLLILFLAILLFKETYIYFPGFLGAVTLYVASRKWMFRLVEVRKWKKNLAAATLMTASFLIILLPIGALVNLLSSRVAYAATHSGELINKAREFNEKLHQEIGVNLLSTQQLQKIQDGITAFLPGFLGATFNTLTAIAIMYFILYFMLVNGRKMEETLYEYIPLRDENVDRLGKEFNTLVFANALGIPLIAVIQGIVSLIGYLVFGVPQPMFWFVVTCFTAMLPVIGAAAVYVPMGVYLLAVGNTWQGIAVLVYGFGVVGIVDNLARFMLAKKIADVHPLITIFGVIIGVNLFGFIGLIFGPLLISMFILLLEIYSNEFLVKRRDRRQPRPQEAPASPNRPAAD, from the coding sequence ATGAGCTACCTGGACAACGACCGCCTCAAACAAATTGGGTTTCTTTTACTGATCCTTTTCCTGGCTATCCTGCTGTTTAAAGAAACATATATTTACTTCCCGGGCTTCCTGGGGGCCGTAACCCTGTATGTTGCCTCCCGTAAATGGATGTTCCGGCTCGTGGAGGTCCGGAAATGGAAGAAAAACCTGGCCGCCGCCACACTGATGACGGCCTCCTTCCTGATCATACTGTTGCCCATCGGCGCACTGGTGAACCTTCTCTCCTCCCGCGTAGCGTATGCGGCCACCCATTCAGGAGAGCTGATTAACAAGGCCCGGGAGTTCAATGAAAAATTACATCAGGAAATCGGGGTGAACCTGCTTTCCACCCAACAACTGCAAAAGATCCAGGATGGGATAACCGCCTTCCTGCCCGGCTTTCTCGGCGCTACGTTCAATACGCTGACGGCTATCGCCATTATGTACTTTATCCTGTATTTTATGTTGGTCAACGGCAGAAAGATGGAGGAGACCCTGTATGAATATATTCCCCTCCGCGATGAGAATGTGGACCGGTTAGGGAAAGAGTTTAATACCCTGGTATTTGCCAATGCGCTGGGAATTCCGCTGATTGCGGTGATACAGGGCATTGTATCACTGATAGGGTACCTTGTTTTTGGCGTTCCGCAGCCTATGTTCTGGTTTGTGGTCACTTGTTTTACGGCTATGCTGCCTGTTATTGGCGCGGCGGCGGTGTATGTGCCGATGGGCGTGTATCTGCTGGCCGTAGGCAATACCTGGCAGGGAATTGCAGTACTGGTATATGGTTTCGGCGTGGTCGGGATTGTAGATAATCTTGCCCGTTTCATGCTGGCAAAAAAAATAGCGGATGTTCACCCCCTGATCACCATCTTCGGTGTGATCATCGGTGTTAATCTCTTTGGTTTTATTGGCTTGATATTCGGTCCCCTGCTGATCTCCATGTTTATCCTCCTGCTGGAGATCTATTCCAACGAATTCCTGGTGAAAAGAAGGGACCGCCGGCAACCGCGCCCGCAGGAGGCGCCGGCTTCGCCTAACCGCCCCGCAGCTGATTAA